The following proteins are co-located in the Gorilla gorilla gorilla isolate KB3781 chromosome 18, NHGRI_mGorGor1-v2.1_pri, whole genome shotgun sequence genome:
- the LOC115933000 gene encoding LOW QUALITY PROTEIN: large ribosomal subunit protein eL15-like (The sequence of the model RefSeq protein was modified relative to this genomic sequence to represent the inferred CDS: substituted 2 bases at 2 genomic stop codons), with protein MGAYKYIHELWRKKQSDVMSFLLRVCCWQYRQLSALHRAPRPTRPNKVHQLGYKIKQGYVIYGIRILRDGRKCSVPKGATYGKPVHRGINXSLQLIAEEXVGRHCGALRVLNSYWMGEDFTHKFFEVIIDPFHKAIGRNPDTQWITKPVHKHKEKRGLACAGQKSHGLGKGRKFHHTIGGSCRAAWRRRNTLNLHCYH; from the coding sequence ATGGGTGCATACAAGTACATCCACGAGCTGTGGAGGAAGAAGCAGTCTGATGTCATGAGCTTTCTTCTGAGGGTCTGCTGCTGGCAGTACCGCCAGCTCTCTGCTCTCCACAGGGCTCCCCGCCCCACCCGGCCCAATAAAGTGCACCAACTGGGCTACAAGATCAAGCAAGGTTATGTTATATACGGTATTCGTATTCTCCGTGATGGCCGAAAATGCTCAGTTCCTAAGGGTGCAACTTACGGCAAGCCTGTCCATCGTGGTATTAACTGAAGCCTACAGTTGATTGCAGAGGAGTGAGTTGGACGCCACTGTGGGGCTCTAAGAGTCCTGAATTCTTACTGGATGGGTGAAGATTTCACACACAAATTTTTTGAGGTTATCATTGATCCATTCCATAAAGCTATCGGAAGAAATCCTGACACCCAGTGGATCACCAAACCAGTCCACAAGCACAAGGAGAAGCGTGGCCTGGCATGTGCAGGCCAAAAGAGCCATGGCCTTGGAAAGGGCCGTAAGTTCCACCACACTATTGGTGGTTCTTGCCGGGCAGCTTGGAGAAGGCGCAATACTCTCAATCTCCACTGTTACCACTGA